The following coding sequences lie in one Zingiber officinale cultivar Zhangliang chromosome 2B, Zo_v1.1, whole genome shotgun sequence genomic window:
- the LOC122045606 gene encoding sex determination protein tasselseed-2-like isoform X2: protein MHVRGCFRLQGKVALVTGGASGLGKATAREFLREGAAAVVIADVDARSGQEAAQELGPQADFVECDVTDEPQVAAAVDLAVARHGRLHVMHNSAGITGPLASPDVSALDLAAFDAVMAANVRGTLAGVKHAARAMAPEGSGSIICVSSVSGIMGGLGTHPYTISKFAVAGIVRSMAGELSRRGVRLNCISPFAIPTPMVLEQFSQIYGSGGAGTERLQAIVEGLSELVGAKCEEIDVAKAAVYLASDESKFVSGHNLVVDGGFTSYKQLNMPMPDRI from the coding sequence ATGCATGTGCGTGGTTGTTTCAGGCTACAGGGGAAGGTGGCCTTGGTGACCGGAGGAGCCAGCGGGCTGGGGAAGGCCACGGCCCGTGAATTCCTCCGAGAAGGCGCCGCCGCGGTGGTCATCGCCGACGTGGACGCTCGATCGGGCCAGGAGGCTGCCCAGGAGCTTGGACCGCAGGCAGACTTCGTGGAGTGCGACGTCACGGACGAGCCGCAGGTGGCCGCCGCCGTCGACCTAGCGGTGGCCCGCCATGGCCGGCTCCACGTGATGCACAACAGCGCCGGAATCACAGGCCCGCTCGCGAGCCCCGACGTGTCGGCCCTCGACCTCGCCGCCTTCGACGCGGTGATGGCCGCCAACGTGCGCGGGACCCTAGCGGGGGTGAAGCACGCGGCCCGCGCGATGGCTCCCGAGGGCTCCGGCTCCATCATCTGCGTGTCGAGCGTGAGCGGAATCATGGGCGGCCTGGGCACCCACCCCTACACCATCTCCAAGTTCGCCGTAGCAGGAATCGTGAGATCCATGGCAGGGGAACTCAGCCGCCGTGGGGTGCGTCTGAACTGCATCTCTCCGTTCGCGATCCCGACGCCGATGGTGCTGGAGCAGTTCTCTCAGATATACGGCAGCGGCGGCGCGGGGACGGAGAGACTTCAGGCTATAGTGGAGGGGCTCAGCGAGCTGGTGGGGGCCAAATGCGAGGAGATCGACGTGGCCAAGGCAGCGGTTTACTTGGCCTCCGACGAGTCCAAGTTCGTGTCGGGCCACAACCTCGTGGTGGACGGCGGATTCACCAGCTACAAGCAATTAAATATGCCCATGCCAGATCGCATTTGA
- the LOC122045606 gene encoding sex determination protein tasselseed-2-like isoform X1, with amino-acid sequence MLRILSRRLATVGREQYYSSPKPVKFSSLAAPPQGGSRLQGKVALVTGGASGLGKATAREFLREGAAAVVIADVDARSGQEAAQELGPQADFVECDVTDEPQVAAAVDLAVARHGRLHVMHNSAGITGPLASPDVSALDLAAFDAVMAANVRGTLAGVKHAARAMAPEGSGSIICVSSVSGIMGGLGTHPYTISKFAVAGIVRSMAGELSRRGVRLNCISPFAIPTPMVLEQFSQIYGSGGAGTERLQAIVEGLSELVGAKCEEIDVAKAAVYLASDESKFVSGHNLVVDGGFTSYKQLNMPMPDRI; translated from the exons ATGCTTCGCATTCTTTCCAG GAGATTGGCGACGGTCGGAAGGGAGCAATACTACTCATCTCCAAAGCCGGTCAAGTTTTCCTCGCTGGCCGCACCACCGCAAGGCGGCAGCAG GCTACAGGGGAAGGTGGCCTTGGTGACCGGAGGAGCCAGCGGGCTGGGGAAGGCCACGGCCCGTGAATTCCTCCGAGAAGGCGCCGCCGCGGTGGTCATCGCCGACGTGGACGCTCGATCGGGCCAGGAGGCTGCCCAGGAGCTTGGACCGCAGGCAGACTTCGTGGAGTGCGACGTCACGGACGAGCCGCAGGTGGCCGCCGCCGTCGACCTAGCGGTGGCCCGCCATGGCCGGCTCCACGTGATGCACAACAGCGCCGGAATCACAGGCCCGCTCGCGAGCCCCGACGTGTCGGCCCTCGACCTCGCCGCCTTCGACGCGGTGATGGCCGCCAACGTGCGCGGGACCCTAGCGGGGGTGAAGCACGCGGCCCGCGCGATGGCTCCCGAGGGCTCCGGCTCCATCATCTGCGTGTCGAGCGTGAGCGGAATCATGGGCGGCCTGGGCACCCACCCCTACACCATCTCCAAGTTCGCCGTAGCAGGAATCGTGAGATCCATGGCAGGGGAACTCAGCCGCCGTGGGGTGCGTCTGAACTGCATCTCTCCGTTCGCGATCCCGACGCCGATGGTGCTGGAGCAGTTCTCTCAGATATACGGCAGCGGCGGCGCGGGGACGGAGAGACTTCAGGCTATAGTGGAGGGGCTCAGCGAGCTGGTGGGGGCCAAATGCGAGGAGATCGACGTGGCCAAGGCAGCGGTTTACTTGGCCTCCGACGAGTCCAAGTTCGTGTCGGGCCACAACCTCGTGGTGGACGGCGGATTCACCAGCTACAAGCAATTAAATATGCCCATGCCAGATCGCATTTGA